Proteins co-encoded in one Pyramidobacter porci genomic window:
- a CDS encoding ATP phosphoribosyltransferase regulatory subunit, giving the protein MTHPGSELIDRLYRATLGLKTPAECAAFFEDLCTITEIQNMAQRLRGSGGKSGERMNIDSNSLKYDERAIFALRSLYSRYGYSCYKMSKFEEYDLYVRNKDFLVSDSVITFTDTNGRLMALKPDVTLSIIRHIKDEPGVVQKLFYNENVYRISQKTRTFKEIMQVGLECVGAIDAYCIGEVLTLAAESLRCISPRCVLDVAHLGIIAAIIDDFSFSESVRRAVLKCINEKNVHELSLICAQSGVEENKSAALRQLVSLCDRPAAAMPKLRALLSRSGSARLAEQMDKLERIVVQFKGTDLEDMLRVDFSVANDLNYYNGIVFRGFVEGVPTGVLSGGQYDRLMRKMKHQSGAIGFAIYLDLLERLDHAERTYDVDTVLLYDRRDDPRALRAAAAKLMAGGHSVMAQKEVPEGIKFRQLMRLDGNEAKFIEHA; this is encoded by the coding sequence ATGACTCACCCCGGCTCAGAACTCATCGACCGACTCTATCGGGCGACTCTCGGCCTGAAAACGCCCGCGGAGTGCGCCGCGTTTTTCGAGGACCTCTGCACGATCACGGAGATCCAGAACATGGCGCAGCGCCTCCGCGGCTCGGGCGGGAAGAGCGGTGAAAGAATGAACATCGACTCGAACTCCCTCAAGTACGACGAGCGCGCCATTTTCGCGCTGCGCTCGCTTTACTCGAGATACGGCTACTCCTGCTACAAAATGAGCAAGTTCGAGGAATACGATCTGTACGTGCGCAACAAGGATTTCCTCGTCAGCGACAGCGTCATCACCTTTACGGACACGAACGGGCGCCTGATGGCCCTCAAGCCCGACGTGACGCTTTCCATCATCCGCCACATCAAAGACGAGCCCGGCGTCGTCCAGAAGCTCTTCTACAACGAGAACGTCTACCGTATCTCGCAGAAGACCCGCACGTTCAAGGAGATCATGCAGGTCGGCCTGGAGTGCGTGGGCGCCATCGACGCGTACTGCATCGGCGAAGTGCTGACGCTCGCCGCCGAAAGTCTGCGCTGCATCTCGCCGCGCTGCGTGCTCGATGTCGCCCATCTCGGCATCATCGCCGCCATCATCGACGACTTCTCCTTTTCCGAAAGCGTCCGCCGCGCCGTTCTCAAGTGCATCAACGAAAAAAACGTACACGAGCTGAGTCTGATCTGCGCTCAGTCCGGCGTCGAGGAGAACAAGTCCGCCGCCCTCCGCCAGCTGGTGTCGCTCTGCGACCGTCCGGCCGCGGCCATGCCGAAGCTTCGCGCCCTGCTGAGCCGTTCCGGCAGCGCGCGTCTTGCCGAGCAGATGGACAAGCTGGAACGCATCGTCGTCCAGTTCAAAGGAACGGATCTCGAGGACATGCTGCGCGTGGACTTTTCCGTCGCCAACGACCTCAATTATTACAACGGCATCGTTTTCCGCGGCTTCGTCGAAGGCGTGCCGACGGGCGTCCTTTCCGGCGGCCAGTACGATCGACTCATGCGCAAGATGAAGCACCAGTCGGGCGCCATCGGTTTCGCCATTTATCTGGATCTGCTCGAACGGCTCGACCACGCCGAACGAACCTACGACGTGGACACGGTCCTTCTCTACGACCGCCGCGACGATCCCCGCGCGCTGCGCGCCGCCGCGGCAAAGCTTATGGCCGGCGGACACAGCGTCATGGCCCAAAAGGAAGTGCCCGAAGGCATCAAGTTCAGGCAGCTGATGAGACTCGACGGAAACGAGGCGAAGTTCATTGAACATGCTTAA
- a CDS encoding argininosuccinate synthase, producing MKKENIKKIVLAYSGGLDTSIIIPWLKENYNNPEIIAVSGDVGQGDELEGLEEKAIKTGAAKLIVADLVDEMVDGIIIPALKMGAKYEKYLLGTAFARPVIGKKLAEIALAEGADAICHGATGKGNDQVRFELAIKRFAPDMPIIAPWREWNIKSRDEEIDYAEAHHVPLRISRETNYSKDKNLWHLSHEGLDLEDPANEPQYDKPGFLEMSVSPMRAPDAPEYVSVDFEAGAPTAFNGKKMKASDIIRKLNEAGGKNGIGITDIVENRLVGMKDRGIYETPGGSILYFAHEQLEMITVDKDTLHVKQKLAVDFADLIYNGKWYTPLQEALTAFADEANKYVTGTVKLKLYKGNIIPAGTTSPYSLYSEKLVTFGESDYDQAQAAGFINLWGLPVKVQALRELGRL from the coding sequence ATGAAGAAGGAAAACATCAAAAAAATCGTACTGGCGTACTCGGGCGGCCTCGACACTTCGATCATCATTCCCTGGCTGAAGGAGAACTACAATAATCCCGAGATCATCGCCGTTTCGGGCGACGTCGGGCAGGGCGACGAACTGGAAGGGTTGGAGGAAAAGGCCATCAAAACCGGCGCCGCCAAGTTGATCGTGGCCGACCTCGTCGACGAAATGGTGGACGGGATCATCATCCCGGCGCTGAAGATGGGGGCAAAATACGAAAAGTACCTGCTCGGCACCGCCTTCGCGCGCCCCGTGATCGGCAAGAAGCTCGCCGAAATCGCGCTGGCGGAGGGCGCCGACGCGATCTGCCACGGCGCGACGGGCAAAGGCAACGACCAGGTCCGCTTCGAGCTCGCCATCAAACGCTTCGCGCCGGACATGCCGATCATCGCGCCGTGGCGCGAATGGAACATAAAATCCCGCGACGAGGAGATCGACTACGCCGAGGCGCATCACGTGCCGCTGCGAATCTCGCGCGAGACGAACTACTCGAAGGACAAGAACCTGTGGCATCTGAGCCACGAGGGGCTCGATCTCGAAGATCCCGCCAACGAGCCGCAATACGACAAACCGGGTTTTCTCGAGATGAGCGTCTCGCCGATGCGGGCCCCGGACGCGCCGGAGTACGTCAGCGTCGACTTCGAGGCCGGCGCGCCGACGGCTTTCAACGGCAAAAAGATGAAGGCCTCGGACATCATCAGGAAGCTGAACGAGGCCGGAGGCAAGAACGGCATCGGCATTACCGACATCGTCGAGAACCGCCTGGTCGGCATGAAGGACCGCGGCATTTACGAGACGCCGGGGGGGAGCATTCTTTACTTTGCGCACGAGCAGCTGGAAATGATCACGGTGGACAAGGACACGCTGCACGTCAAGCAGAAGCTGGCCGTCGATTTCGCCGACCTCATTTACAACGGCAAGTGGTACACGCCGCTGCAGGAGGCGCTGACGGCGTTCGCCGACGAAGCGAACAAATACGTGACCGGCACGGTCAAACTCAAGCTGTACAAGGGCAACATCATCCCGGCCGGAACGACCTCGCCGTATTCGCTGTATTCCGAAAAACTGGTCACCTTCGGCGAAAGCGATTACGATCAGGCGCAGGCGGCCGGCTTCATCAACCTCTGGGGACTGCCCGTGAAGGTGCAGGCGCTGCGCGAGCTGGGCCGTCTGTAA
- the hisG gene encoding ATP phosphoribosyltransferase, producing the protein MLNVALPKGRLGERVYSMFARAGLECGGVLEPGRRLIFENPRKGVRYFWVKPSDVAIYVERGAADLGAAGKDILLENEPDVYELLDLHTGACRMAVAARADFRDNPDRTLRVASKFVHIAQNYYAAKGRDIDIIRINGSVELAPILGLSDVIVDIVETGTTLKENNLRVLDTVVSISARLIANKASFKFKNGQILEIMRAMTAMTEAEQ; encoded by the coding sequence ATGCTTAACGTGGCGCTGCCCAAAGGGCGTCTGGGCGAGCGGGTCTACTCCATGTTCGCGCGGGCCGGGCTGGAATGCGGCGGCGTGCTCGAACCGGGGCGCCGTCTGATTTTCGAAAACCCGCGCAAGGGCGTGCGCTACTTCTGGGTCAAGCCCTCCGACGTCGCCATTTACGTGGAGCGGGGCGCCGCCGACCTCGGCGCAGCAGGCAAAGACATCCTGCTCGAAAACGAACCCGACGTTTACGAGCTGCTCGACCTCCATACCGGCGCCTGCCGCATGGCCGTCGCCGCGCGGGCAGACTTCCGCGACAATCCCGACCGCACGCTGCGCGTCGCCAGCAAGTTCGTGCACATCGCCCAGAACTATTACGCCGCCAAAGGACGCGACATCGACATCATCCGCATCAACGGCTCGGTGGAGCTGGCGCCGATCCTCGGCCTTTCCGACGTGATCGTCGACATCGTCGAAACGGGCACGACGCTGAAGGAAAACAATCTGCGCGTGCTCGACACGGTCGTCTCCATCAGCGCGCGGCTCATCGCCAACAAGGCGAGCTTCAAATTCAAAAACGGACAGATCTTGGAGATCATGCGGGCCATGACCGCCATGACGGAGGCAGAACAATGA
- a CDS encoding carboxymuconolactone decarboxylase family protein, with product MKKQTAGRDVLGAIAPKFAELNDDVLFGQVWSRSDRLSLRDRSIVTVTALITKGIFDNSLKYHLANARNNGVTAVEMAELLTHLAFYAGWPNAWGAFAQMKEVYAGGEPNDGSDKAAFDRANIFGQGQENTAYAQYFVGTSWLNPLTPRGTVPFMANVTFEPGCRNNWHVHRAARGGGQILLCVAGRGWYQEEGKDPAELTPGQVVVIPPNVRHWHGAARDSWFSHVSVEVPGEKTSNEWLEPVESELYRSR from the coding sequence ATGAAAAAACAAACCGCCGGGCGCGACGTCCTTGGCGCGATCGCACCCAAATTCGCCGAGCTCAACGACGACGTGCTCTTTGGACAAGTGTGGTCGCGGAGCGACCGGCTCTCGCTGCGCGACCGCTCCATCGTCACGGTCACGGCTCTGATTACGAAGGGAATTTTCGACAATTCGCTCAAATACCACCTCGCCAACGCCCGCAACAACGGCGTCACCGCCGTCGAAATGGCCGAGCTGCTCACGCACCTGGCCTTTTACGCCGGCTGGCCCAACGCCTGGGGCGCTTTCGCTCAGATGAAGGAAGTTTACGCCGGCGGCGAGCCGAACGACGGAAGCGACAAGGCGGCGTTCGACCGCGCCAACATCTTCGGTCAGGGACAGGAAAACACAGCTTACGCGCAGTACTTCGTCGGCACCTCGTGGCTCAATCCGCTCACGCCCAGAGGGACCGTGCCGTTCATGGCCAACGTCACCTTCGAGCCGGGCTGCCGCAACAACTGGCACGTGCACCGCGCGGCCCGGGGCGGCGGCCAGATCCTGCTCTGCGTCGCCGGGCGCGGCTGGTACCAGGAGGAAGGCAAAGACCCCGCCGAACTGACGCCCGGCCAAGTCGTCGTCATCCCCCCAAACGTCAGGCACTGGCACGGCGCGGCGCGGGACAGCTGGTTCTCCCACGTTTCCGTGGAGGTCCCCGGCGAAAAGACATCCAACGAATGGCTCGAACCGGTCGAGTCGGAACTGTATCGCTCACGATAA
- the cbiM gene encoding cobalt transporter CbiM: MHISEGVLSTGALAAGWAITAAGTAVGLKKLKPERIVRVALLSSAFFLASLVNVKIGPSSTHLSLIAPMGLVLGWSTFPAVLVALLLQALLFHFGGLAVLGPNTVDVALPALSVYLIFARPIRRQSGAAAAVWAFAAGTLAVLLCAVGVGLFLGATDENFLGVAKVVFLAHVPVAFVEGAITAFMVAWLKKVSPEFLSGVDR, translated from the coding sequence ATGCATATCAGCGAAGGCGTGCTTTCCACGGGCGCGCTGGCGGCCGGCTGGGCCATCACCGCGGCCGGCACGGCCGTGGGCCTGAAAAAGCTCAAGCCCGAGCGCATCGTGCGCGTGGCGCTGCTGTCGTCGGCGTTCTTCCTCGCGTCGCTGGTCAACGTCAAAATCGGCCCCAGCTCGACGCACCTTTCGCTCATCGCACCGATGGGGCTGGTGCTGGGCTGGTCAACCTTTCCCGCAGTGCTGGTGGCGCTGCTCTTGCAGGCGCTGCTGTTCCACTTCGGCGGGCTGGCGGTGCTCGGCCCCAACACGGTGGACGTGGCGCTGCCGGCGCTGTCGGTTTATCTGATTTTCGCACGGCCGATCCGCCGTCAGAGCGGCGCGGCCGCCGCGGTCTGGGCGTTCGCCGCCGGCACGCTGGCCGTGCTGCTGTGCGCCGTCGGCGTGGGACTGTTCCTCGGCGCCACGGATGAAAATTTTCTCGGCGTGGCGAAGGTAGTCTTTCTCGCTCACGTGCCGGTCGCGTTCGTCGAAGGCGCGATCACGGCGTTCATGGTGGCGTGGCTGAAAAAAGTTTCGCCGGAGTTCCTGTCGGGCGTCGACCGCTGA
- a CDS encoding heavy metal translocating P-type ATPase, with protein sequence MNGKQLRTLLRILVAAAMMVALRFARVAGTTRFLLYLVPYLTVGSDILAKSIKGVKNRQIFDENFLMTVATLGAMALAVYEDGDYTEAIAVMLFYQTGELFQSYAVGKSRRSIGTLMDIRPDYANVEREGRLERVDPDEVAPGTVIVVQPGEKVPIDGVVAAGSSTLDTAALTGESAPREIEPGDEILSGCINMTAPLKVKTTREFGQSTASKILDLVENASSRKSKSEEFISKFARVYTPAVCGGALALAVLPPLARIFAMGLSPDWGEWLYRALTFLVISCPCALVVSIPLSFFAGLGGASREGVLVKGSNYLETLANTKCVVFDKTGTLTQGVFGVSDVHHCPIERKRLLEFAALAESASPHPISKSLRLAYGKPIDRARVADVREIGGEGVTAVVDGLPVAAGNVKLMERLGIPCIRCRSAGSIVHMAVSGEYAGHIVISDMIKPNAKEAVRRLKAVGVKKTVMLTGDRRLAAEQTARELGVDEFHAELLPADKVAKVEELLACQPIGAKLAFVGDGLNDAPVLSRADIGIAMGAMGSDAAIEAADVVLMDDDPLKIAKAIQIARKCLGIVRQNIWFAIGVKLACLALGALGFANMWLAVFADVGVMVLAVLNAIRALFVKSL encoded by the coding sequence ATGAATGGAAAACAGCTTCGCACGCTGCTGCGCATCCTCGTCGCGGCGGCGATGATGGTCGCCCTGCGCTTCGCGCGCGTCGCCGGCACGACGCGCTTTCTGCTTTACCTCGTTCCCTATCTGACCGTCGGCTCCGACATCCTCGCCAAATCGATCAAAGGCGTCAAAAACCGCCAGATCTTCGACGAGAACTTTCTCATGACCGTGGCCACGCTCGGCGCCATGGCGCTGGCCGTTTACGAGGACGGCGACTACACCGAGGCCATCGCCGTCATGCTCTTTTACCAGACCGGCGAGCTGTTCCAAAGCTACGCCGTCGGCAAAAGCCGCCGCAGCATCGGCACCCTGATGGACATCCGTCCCGACTACGCCAACGTCGAACGGGAAGGCCGACTCGAGCGCGTCGATCCCGACGAGGTCGCCCCCGGCACGGTCATCGTCGTGCAGCCCGGCGAGAAGGTGCCCATCGACGGCGTCGTCGCCGCGGGAAGCTCGACGCTCGACACCGCCGCCCTCACCGGCGAGAGCGCGCCGCGCGAAATCGAACCCGGCGACGAGATCCTTTCCGGCTGCATCAACATGACCGCCCCCCTGAAAGTGAAAACCACGCGCGAGTTCGGCCAATCCACCGCCTCGAAGATCCTCGACCTGGTCGAGAACGCCAGCTCGCGCAAATCCAAATCCGAAGAGTTCATCAGCAAGTTCGCGCGCGTCTACACGCCCGCCGTCTGCGGCGGCGCGCTGGCGCTGGCCGTGCTGCCGCCGCTGGCGCGGATTTTCGCGATGGGGCTCTCCCCCGACTGGGGCGAGTGGCTCTACCGCGCCCTCACATTCCTCGTCATCAGCTGCCCCTGTGCGCTGGTGGTCAGCATCCCGCTGAGCTTCTTCGCCGGGCTGGGAGGCGCCAGCCGCGAAGGCGTGCTCGTCAAAGGCTCCAATTATCTCGAAACGCTGGCGAACACGAAGTGCGTCGTCTTCGACAAGACCGGCACGCTCACGCAAGGCGTCTTCGGAGTCAGCGACGTGCACCACTGCCCCATCGAGCGCAAACGTCTGCTCGAGTTCGCCGCGCTGGCCGAGAGCGCTTCGCCGCATCCGATCAGCAAATCGCTGCGCCTCGCCTATGGCAAACCGATCGACCGCGCCCGCGTCGCCGACGTCCGGGAGATCGGCGGCGAAGGAGTCACCGCCGTCGTGGACGGACTGCCCGTCGCCGCCGGCAACGTCAAGCTCATGGAGCGCCTCGGCATCCCCTGCATCCGCTGCCGCAGCGCCGGCTCGATCGTGCACATGGCCGTCAGCGGCGAGTACGCCGGTCACATCGTCATCTCCGACATGATCAAGCCCAACGCCAAGGAAGCCGTGAGGCGGCTCAAGGCTGTCGGCGTGAAAAAGACCGTCATGCTCACGGGAGACCGCCGCCTCGCCGCCGAACAGACCGCGCGGGAGCTTGGCGTCGACGAGTTCCACGCCGAGCTGCTGCCGGCCGATAAAGTCGCCAAGGTCGAGGAGCTCCTGGCATGCCAGCCCATCGGCGCAAAGCTGGCCTTCGTCGGCGACGGACTCAACGACGCACCCGTGCTCTCGCGCGCCGACATCGGCATCGCCATGGGCGCGATGGGCAGCGACGCCGCCATCGAGGCCGCCGACGTCGTGCTGATGGACGACGATCCCCTCAAGATCGCCAAAGCGATCCAAATCGCGCGCAAATGTTTGGGCATCGTCCGCCAGAACATCTGGTTCGCCATCGGCGTCAAGCTCGCCTGTCTGGCTCTGGGCGCGCTGGGGTTCGCCAACATGTGGCTGGCCGTCTTCGCCGACGTCGGCGTGATGGTGCTGGCCGTGCTCAACGCCATCCGCGCGCTGTTCGTCAAAAGCCTGTGA
- a CDS encoding cation transporter translates to MKKSYKIEVDCANCANKMEQAAKGTPGVKDAGVNFMLLKMNVEFEDGQDPQAVMPEVLKNCKKIEDDCEIFF, encoded by the coding sequence ATGAAAAAAAGCTACAAGATCGAAGTCGATTGCGCCAACTGCGCCAACAAGATGGAGCAGGCCGCCAAAGGCACGCCCGGCGTCAAGGACGCCGGCGTCAACTTCATGCTGCTGAAAATGAACGTGGAATTCGAGGACGGTCAGGATCCCCAGGCCGTCATGCCCGAAGTGCTGAAAAACTGCAAAAAAATCGAGGACGACTGCGAAATTTTCTTCTAG
- a CDS encoding DUF4198 domain-containing protein — protein MSQRKTFSLFSAALLVSALSGAAMAHELTLRANGEVTEGAPLAVSVHSGHKFIVPEEVESLERVKAGPFVDGKLMPQPLTGNEKGLCIDFTVPEVKAGESLIVVAEKDGGVWSVTNEGGKSGARKDLEAQGLKVKSAVKHDKYAKLILNASKDDKNFATAVGHPLEVIPVTNPADAKVGEFFEVKVVLEGQPYTGPVWATYDGFVTEYENTYAYYTEAESGTAFIKITAPGLWGVRARQDGLPGVEGTYDSRTVRSFLLFEVK, from the coding sequence ATGTCTCAGCGCAAAACGTTCTCCCTGTTCTCGGCGGCGCTTCTCGTCTCGGCCCTTTCCGGCGCGGCCATGGCCCACGAACTGACGCTGCGCGCCAACGGCGAGGTCACGGAAGGCGCGCCTCTGGCGGTGTCGGTGCATTCGGGACACAAGTTCATCGTCCCCGAAGAAGTGGAAAGTCTCGAACGCGTCAAGGCCGGTCCCTTCGTGGACGGCAAGCTGATGCCCCAGCCCCTGACCGGCAACGAGAAAGGACTGTGCATCGACTTCACGGTGCCGGAAGTCAAGGCCGGCGAGTCTTTGATCGTGGTCGCCGAAAAGGACGGCGGCGTCTGGAGCGTCACCAACGAGGGCGGCAAATCGGGGGCGCGCAAGGATCTCGAGGCTCAGGGGCTGAAGGTCAAGTCGGCGGTCAAGCACGACAAATACGCCAAGCTGATCCTCAACGCCTCCAAGGACGACAAGAACTTCGCCACCGCCGTCGGCCATCCGCTGGAAGTCATTCCCGTGACCAATCCGGCCGACGCCAAGGTGGGCGAGTTCTTCGAGGTGAAGGTCGTGCTCGAAGGTCAGCCTTATACGGGCCCCGTCTGGGCGACTTACGACGGCTTCGTCACCGAGTATGAGAACACCTATGCCTACTACACCGAAGCGGAGAGCGGCACGGCGTTCATCAAGATCACCGCGCCCGGCCTCTGGGGCGTCCGCGCCCGTCAGGACGGCCTGCCCGGCGTCGAAGGGACCTACGACAGCCGCACGGTGCGTTCCTTCCTGCTCTTCGAAGTCAAATAA
- a CDS encoding energy-coupling factor transporter transmembrane component T family protein, with protein sequence MRLDTGDLFAENARAPLDVFDPRARIVCAAAYAVTLSALDRPAALAFAALLPGALFFCGPLRPLLRSLRQLNLVSLVMTFLLALTWPGETLWGPFTREGIRQGLLIAVRLNLISVVLLRLIAAMGPARSETALARLGCPEKLRVLLLLTLRGIYLLAERMAAALQAVNLRSGARGAGRSPHLKGMLRWRVFAFMAASALLQSSDRSERMMLALNCRGGLAGFAAAQPLRWRIRDTALAVFCAVVLAAAQALDFSGGFQ encoded by the coding sequence ATGCGTCTCGATACGGGTGACCTGTTCGCGGAAAACGCGCGCGCTCCGCTTGATGTTTTCGACCCGCGCGCGCGGATCGTCTGCGCCGCTGCTTACGCAGTGACGCTGTCGGCGCTGGACCGGCCGGCGGCGCTGGCGTTCGCGGCGCTGCTGCCGGGCGCGCTGTTTTTCTGCGGCCCGCTTCGCCCCTTGCTGCGCTCGCTGCGCCAGCTCAATCTGGTCAGTCTGGTGATGACGTTTCTGCTGGCGCTGACCTGGCCGGGAGAAACGCTATGGGGGCCGTTCACGCGCGAAGGGATCCGTCAGGGGCTTCTGATCGCCGTCAGGCTGAATCTGATCTCGGTCGTGCTGCTGCGGCTGATCGCGGCCATGGGGCCGGCGCGCAGCGAAACGGCGCTCGCCCGCCTGGGCTGCCCGGAAAAGCTGCGCGTTCTGCTGCTGCTCACGCTGCGCGGCATTTATCTGCTTGCGGAGCGGATGGCCGCGGCCCTGCAGGCTGTCAATCTGCGCAGCGGCGCGCGCGGCGCGGGACGCTCGCCGCATTTGAAAGGGATGCTGCGCTGGCGCGTTTTCGCCTTCATGGCGGCATCGGCGCTGCTGCAGAGTTCCGACCGCTCCGAACGCATGATGCTGGCGCTGAACTGCCGCGGCGGGCTGGCGGGATTCGCCGCGGCGCAGCCGCTCCGCTGGCGAATCCGAGACACGGCGCTGGCCGTTTTCTGCGCGGTCGTGCTCGCAGCGGCGCAGGCGCTCGATTTTTCGGGAGGCTTTCAATGA
- a CDS encoding transporter substrate-binding domain-containing protein, which yields MWKRISVAAVLSVLAATAAFAVSAMDKETLIVGTSGAYPPYEFHGQSGDLVGFDIDMTEAIAKKLGKKLQWLDMIFDSLLPSLMANKIDLVSAGLSATPERAKRVSFSSPYEISYSAFITRVDYQPKSTDDLTGKTVAVQIGTVQETFARALGNVEVKTYQKFDECVREVALGRVDATFMDIPAAKAYVKAKDFDGKIAIAFNKQITGADKAIAISKENVELTAAVSRIIEEMDKNGELQALRDKWFNE from the coding sequence ATGTGGAAACGTATTTCTGTAGCGGCCGTTTTGTCCGTCCTGGCCGCCACGGCGGCTTTCGCCGTTTCGGCAATGGACAAGGAGACGCTGATTGTCGGCACGTCCGGCGCCTATCCGCCGTATGAGTTTCACGGGCAGTCCGGCGACTTGGTCGGGTTTGATATCGACATGACCGAGGCCATCGCCAAAAAACTGGGCAAAAAATTGCAGTGGCTCGATATGATCTTCGATTCGCTGCTTCCGTCGCTGATGGCCAACAAGATCGACCTGGTCTCGGCCGGCCTTTCGGCGACGCCGGAGCGCGCCAAGCGCGTCAGCTTTTCGTCGCCTTACGAGATTTCCTACAGCGCTTTCATCACTCGCGTCGACTATCAGCCCAAGAGCACCGACGATCTGACCGGCAAAACCGTCGCCGTACAGATCGGCACCGTGCAGGAGACCTTTGCGCGCGCCCTTGGCAATGTCGAAGTCAAGACATACCAGAAGTTCGACGAGTGCGTGCGCGAAGTGGCGCTCGGGCGCGTCGACGCGACTTTCATGGACATTCCCGCCGCCAAGGCCTACGTCAAGGCCAAGGATTTCGACGGCAAAATCGCGATCGCCTTCAACAAGCAGATCACCGGCGCCGACAAGGCGATCGCCATCTCCAAGGAAAACGTGGAACTGACGGCCGCCGTGAGCCGGATCATCGAGGAGATGGACAAAAACGGCGAACTTCAAGCCCTGCGCGACAAGTGGTTCAACGAGTGA
- a CDS encoding energy-coupling factor ABC transporter ATP-binding protein — MNPASSEKSARPLEVRALHYSYPDGHKALNGVSFSLRENEKLALVGPNGSGKSTLLLHLAGGIAARQGEIRLYGRPAGTEDLRRAVGLIFQEPDDQLFMPQVADDVAFGLVARGVPAAEARLKALAMLERLDAAHLAERPPHRLSGGEKRLAALAGILVMEPQVIVLDEPTSALDPRARRRVIETLRALRRPLILTTHDLDMALDVCSRAVLLHDGAVAAEGSLPGLFRDKELLERNGLELPLRYSAT, encoded by the coding sequence ATGAATCCGGCCTCATCGGAAAAATCCGCCCGCCCGCTGGAAGTGCGCGCGCTTCATTACAGCTATCCCGACGGACACAAGGCGCTGAACGGCGTGTCGTTCAGCCTGCGCGAAAACGAGAAACTCGCGCTCGTCGGCCCCAACGGCTCCGGCAAGTCGACGCTGCTGCTTCATCTGGCCGGGGGCATCGCCGCCCGCCAGGGCGAGATCCGACTGTACGGACGGCCCGCCGGTACGGAAGACTTGCGCCGGGCCGTCGGCCTGATCTTTCAGGAGCCGGACGACCAGCTCTTCATGCCGCAGGTCGCCGACGACGTGGCCTTCGGTCTCGTCGCCCGCGGCGTGCCCGCCGCCGAGGCGCGGCTGAAAGCGCTCGCCATGCTTGAACGACTGGACGCGGCGCACCTGGCCGAACGCCCGCCGCACCGCCTTTCCGGCGGCGAAAAGCGTCTGGCCGCTTTGGCCGGCATTCTGGTCATGGAGCCGCAGGTGATCGTTCTCGACGAACCGACGTCGGCGCTCGACCCGCGCGCGCGGCGGCGCGTCATCGAGACGCTGCGCGCGCTGCGCCGGCCGCTGATCCTCACCACGCACGACCTCGACATGGCGCTCGACGTGTGCAGCCGCGCCGTGCTGCTCCATGACGGGGCCGTCGCCGCGGAAGGATCCCTGCCCGGTCTGTTCCGCGACAAAGAACTGCTGGAACGCAACGGCCTCGAACTGCCGCTGCGGTATTCCGCCACGTGA